CAGGCCGAGCTAAGTAGGCATCAATTTGCAAATCACCATTGTGAATTTGGATATTGCTCGTTGTCAGCTGATTCATGAAGGGTACTTTGGAAAATTAGAGTTTTAAATCATTGTGATTGTCTCAAAAATTGCTGGATTCTGAAACTAAATTTGTCAACATCTTCAGCAAGAACTTTATTTTCAACGAAAAAGAGTAATAAAAAAGAGGGCGATCGCCCCCTTAAAAAATTATTTGATTATTAATTGAAATTTAGCGTTTAGGCAAGAAAGCAATAGGATTCTTCGCACCTTGACCAGCCTTATGAACTTCAAAGTGGAGATGGGGACCAGTACTAAAACCAGTACTTCCCATCGCTGCAATTTGCTGACCCTGCTTCACCTTTTGACCCTTACGAACCAAAATACGACTGTTGTGAGCATAAAGCGTCACACTGTTATCTTTGTGCTTGACCTTGACAAGGTTGCCATAGCCACCAGAGTTCCAGCCCGCACTAACCACCTCACCACCAGCAGCAGCAAAAATCGGTGTACCAACAGGTGCCGCAATATCAATGCCTCTGTGCATACGACCCCAACGGCGACCATAACCAGAAGTCAAAACACCTTGAGCAGGCCAAATATAGCCATTAAAAGCCTCTTCACCCGGTAAATACTCATCAGGATTAGCAAGGGGAGGAAGCTGAGGACTTACCGTTTCACCAACAGACAAACGAAGGAGAGAATTGTAGTTAGCAATATCTGTTTGAGAGGCCGCAGCGAGTTGTTGAGGCTCATCCACCGCCACACTTTCTACAACAGGCTTAACTTCATTCACTTCTCCTTGCCATTCAGGATTTACGACAGTTTCTGAAGCTCTCGAATTACCGTTAAGGGCAAATTCAACACTTGCCTGCACTTTCGGAGATTCAGCAGCTAGCTGTTCTTGATAATTTTGACGCATACGCGCAATGTCGGCTCGTAGTTCATTAACCGCAGACTCGGCTGTTACATCAAGGCGAAAGGCCAATTCGCCTCCATTATTCCGACTATCAGGTGTTTCTGCCGTTCCAAGCGTAGGAGCATTGGCTAAAGTCCGACTATTGCGATTAATACTTTGAGTTGTCTCGGTACTAGGCAAGAGCGCCACAAAATTATTACTTTCATCCGCACGACGTGTTGGAATGACGAGCTTTTGGTTCACCTTAATAACATTAGGGTTTTCCAAGCGGTTAGCCGCAATTAACTCATGACCCGGCAGACCATAGCGGCGCGCAATCGCATATAACGTTTCACCGGAGCGCACAACGTGGGTTTTACCGAGGGAGGCAGTCGCAATAACAGTAGACTCAGGCTTGAAAGAGCGAGTTGTCACGGCCTCTTCTAAAA
This window of the [Limnothrix rosea] IAM M-220 genome carries:
- a CDS encoding peptidoglycan DD-metalloendopeptidase family protein, coding for MSSNELLQDECITTPTGAIGFNPSGKYSSLAKVSLALSVGAAGLLLSDHQRVQAVEAATLENSQADRPISQGEMFMIPAPVTLATAPEAQPVVESSQLVAAVSPSSTSTNRVEPELPAIKHVVAADETFWSLAQRYGVSAEAIAKLNNLAIDATLSLGQSIKIPTTFDRPVAATPQVMKRPTVAPKVATLEPSKRIIAPATDLQVQEDEAIATLRAKQESLAEEIEQLRDQKTEVVFDAEDPKQAQPETLISSTAIQEISPTVVAEDAVVIPVPLPQQPKGRREEDVTAPTLETLVANRTISSDSLLPEPPSLEPEAPVEATPAPQVSSDTSVTFQTSMPESNTYVLEEAVTTRSFKPESTVIATASLGKTHVVRSGETLYAIARRYGLPGHELIAANRLENPNVIKVNQKLVIPTRRADESNNFVALLPSTETTQSINRNSRTLANAPTLGTAETPDSRNNGGELAFRLDVTAESAVNELRADIARMRQNYQEQLAAESPKVQASVEFALNGNSRASETVVNPEWQGEVNEVKPVVESVAVDEPQQLAAASQTDIANYNSLLRLSVGETVSPQLPPLANPDEYLPGEEAFNGYIWPAQGVLTSGYGRRWGRMHRGIDIAAPVGTPIFAAAGGEVVSAGWNSGGYGNLVKVKHKDNSVTLYAHNSRILVRKGQKVKQGQQIAAMGSTGFSTGPHLHFEVHKAGQGAKNPIAFLPKR